In Dehalococcoidia bacterium, one DNA window encodes the following:
- a CDS encoding cyclic-di-AMP receptor has protein sequence MAKNDLKLVVMIVSDQDADRLIRRLVERGYPATKLGSSGGFLRRGSVTIFSGVEEGEVDSLLALVREECHAHEEYVAVRNLPFLGEGGVFADPMPVRVSGAIVFVLNVERFEKT, from the coding sequence TTGGCGAAGAACGACCTCAAGCTTGTCGTAATGATCGTGTCCGATCAGGACGCTGACCGCCTCATCAGACGGCTTGTGGAGCGTGGCTACCCCGCCACCAAACTCGGCAGCAGCGGCGGCTTCCTGCGACGGGGCAGCGTGACCATTTTCTCCGGCGTTGAAGAGGGGGAGGTCGATTCCCTGCTCGCGCTCGTCAGGGAGGAGTGCCACGCCCACGAGGAGTACGTGGCAGTGCGCAACCTGCCGTTTCTTGGCGAGGGGGGCGTCTTCGCCGACCCCATGCCGGTCCGCGTGAGCGGCGCCATCGTCTTTGTGCTAAACGTGGAGCGGTTCGAGAAGACCTGA
- a CDS encoding HD domain-containing phosphohydrolase translates to MCYVAMSVARALGLREKEQLHLYYAALLHDVGVPAASAGLSQLIGLNEDALFSASPKKSPEELAAECPSVLPETIIGAFHRHCALGEQAALSLGLAKETAEAVSNSHEHWDGSGYPDGLAAKDIPLTARIVALADWTESVINDQSNSLVARRNTVAELNAVCETVLDPALVECIAEICRSDSFWLGLYSDDLPRALLRMKPSENGRPRRNPGILALAEGMARIIDSKSPYTEGKSLQVAELAQRLAEAVGLQPGHALLIRIAALLQDIGQLGVPARILGKPEILTLTEMQLMQKHAGYSRLILEGMPGFEEAALWAGAHHERPDGKGYPEMLENDLIPLESKIIAVANVYVALTSERPYRGALSQRDALKIMRGAAGTQLDANLVRVLPSIV, encoded by the coding sequence GTGTGCTACGTGGCAATGAGCGTCGCGCGGGCGCTGGGCCTCCGGGAAAAGGAACAGCTTCATCTCTACTACGCCGCCCTCCTTCACGACGTGGGGGTGCCGGCCGCATCAGCCGGTCTATCGCAGCTCATCGGCCTGAACGAAGACGCCCTCTTCTCAGCTTCCCCGAAAAAATCGCCGGAAGAGCTGGCGGCGGAGTGTCCTTCCGTCCTGCCTGAGACGATAATAGGCGCTTTTCACCGGCACTGTGCCCTGGGCGAACAGGCCGCGCTCTCCCTCGGCCTCGCGAAAGAGACGGCGGAGGCCGTGTCGAACAGTCACGAGCATTGGGACGGCAGCGGCTATCCTGACGGGCTGGCGGCGAAAGACATTCCCCTGACGGCGAGGATCGTCGCACTCGCGGACTGGACGGAGTCGGTGATAAACGACCAGAGCAACTCGCTCGTTGCCCGCCGAAACACAGTCGCTGAGTTGAACGCCGTGTGCGAGACCGTGCTCGACCCCGCCCTCGTGGAGTGCATTGCGGAAATCTGCCGAAGCGACAGTTTCTGGCTGGGCCTGTACAGCGACGATCTGCCGCGGGCACTCCTGCGGATGAAGCCAAGCGAGAACGGCAGGCCCAGGCGCAACCCCGGAATTCTCGCGCTCGCGGAGGGGATGGCGAGGATAATCGATTCCAAGAGTCCATACACCGAGGGGAAGTCGCTACAGGTAGCCGAACTTGCCCAGCGCCTGGCGGAGGCCGTAGGGCTTCAGCCCGGACACGCGCTCCTGATCCGTATCGCAGCGCTCCTTCAGGACATCGGCCAGCTGGGGGTCCCCGCCCGCATTCTCGGGAAGCCGGAGATTCTGACGCTGACAGAGATGCAACTCATGCAAAAGCATGCCGGCTACTCCCGGCTGATACTGGAAGGCATGCCCGGGTTCGAAGAAGCGGCGCTCTGGGCAGGGGCGCATCACGAGCGGCCCGACGGCAAGGGCTACCCGGAAATGCTGGAGAACGATCTCATCCCTCTCGAGTCGAAGATAATCGCCGTCGCCAACGTATATGTGGCTTTGACCTCTGAGCGGCCCTACAGGGGTGCGCTCAGCCAAAGAGACGCCCTGAAGATCATGAGGGGCGCCGCGGGCACGCAGCTCGACGCCAATCTGGTGCGGGTGCTGCCGTCGATCGTCTGA
- a CDS encoding glycine--tRNA ligase, which translates to MDEIVSLCKRRGFIFRSSEIYGGLAGAWDYGPLGVEMKNNIKRAWWKSVVQERDDMVGMDAAILMHPRVWEASGHVETFADPMVDCRNCQSRLRADEIEGDTCPVCGVVGQFTEPRMFNLLLRTFVGPVEEEASVVYLRPETAQGMFVNFGNVLATTRRKLPFGMAQIGKSFRNEVTPRHFVFRTREFEQMEIEYFVRPEEAPRWHEYWMEERLRWYLDLGIRRENLRLKAHAPEELAHYAAACSDVEYNFPMGWLELEGIANRTDYDLKRHSEFSGESLTYFDEEKGEHIFPHIIEPSAGVDRPLLAFIVDAYDEEEVRGERRVLLRLHPRLAPVKVAVLPLSRNEKLVPTAREVWSLLRPHFMTQYDDAQSIGRRYRRQDEIGTPYCVTVDFDTLEDRAVTIRERDSMDQVRVPISGLVEALKERLPVC; encoded by the coding sequence ATGGACGAGATCGTCTCTCTGTGCAAGAGACGGGGGTTCATCTTTCGGAGCAGCGAGATATACGGCGGCCTGGCGGGAGCGTGGGACTACGGACCGCTGGGCGTCGAGATGAAGAACAACATCAAGCGCGCGTGGTGGAAGTCCGTGGTGCAGGAGCGCGACGACATGGTGGGGATGGACGCGGCGATCCTGATGCACCCGCGCGTGTGGGAGGCGAGCGGCCACGTGGAGACGTTCGCCGACCCGATGGTGGACTGCCGCAATTGCCAGTCGCGGCTGCGGGCGGACGAGATCGAGGGGGATACGTGTCCGGTGTGCGGCGTCGTCGGGCAGTTCACGGAGCCGCGGATGTTCAACCTGCTGCTGCGGACGTTCGTCGGGCCGGTAGAGGAAGAGGCGTCGGTGGTCTATCTGAGGCCGGAGACGGCGCAGGGGATGTTCGTGAACTTCGGCAACGTGCTGGCGACGACGCGGCGCAAGCTGCCGTTCGGGATGGCGCAGATCGGGAAGTCGTTCCGCAACGAGGTTACACCGCGCCACTTCGTCTTCCGGACGCGTGAGTTCGAGCAGATGGAGATCGAGTACTTTGTGCGGCCGGAGGAGGCGCCACGCTGGCACGAGTACTGGATGGAGGAGCGGCTCCGCTGGTACCTCGACCTGGGCATCCGGCGGGAGAACCTGCGTCTGAAGGCGCACGCGCCGGAGGAGCTGGCGCACTACGCCGCCGCCTGCTCCGACGTGGAGTATAACTTCCCGATGGGCTGGCTGGAGCTTGAGGGAATCGCCAACCGGACGGACTACGACCTGAAACGTCACAGCGAGTTCAGCGGCGAGAGCCTCACGTACTTTGACGAGGAGAAGGGCGAGCACATCTTCCCCCATATCATCGAGCCGTCGGCGGGGGTGGACCGGCCGCTGCTGGCGTTCATCGTCGACGCGTACGATGAGGAGGAGGTGCGCGGCGAACGCCGGGTGCTGCTGCGGCTGCATCCGCGGCTGGCACCGGTGAAGGTGGCGGTGCTGCCGCTGAGCCGCAACGAGAAGCTGGTGCCGACGGCGCGCGAGGTGTGGTCGCTGCTGAGGCCGCATTTCATGACGCAGTACGACGATGCGCAGAGCATCGGGCGGCGGTACCGTCGTCAGGACGAGATCGGGACGCCGTACTGCGTGACGGTGGACTTCGATACGCTGGAGGACCGGGCGGTGACGATCCGTGAGCGGGACTCGATGGACCAGGTGCGGGTGCCGATCTCGGGTCTGGTGGAGGCGCTGAAGGAGCGGCTGCCCGTCTGCTAG
- a CDS encoding sodium-translocating pyrophosphatase, producing MTLIWIVPVVGVATLLFAMGLIWDVLRRDTGTPEMQEIAGTIFEGAMAFLRRQYRTIAMLSVVTAVIIGVIVGYFDEDVEIGVLTGIAFMFGAACSAIAGFIGMYVSVKSNGRCASAATRSLREAIDVSLRGGAVSGFLVVALSLIGVATVFGIYSRLLDNPIDDTPFLIVGFGFGASFVALFAQLGGGIYTKAADVGADLVGKVEAGIPEDDPRNAAVIADLVGDNVGDCAGRGADLFESTAAENIGAMILGVAIYRITGDADWILFPLVIRAFGLIATGIGILSVPLFTREKQDPMTPLNYGYYVITALSIVFMALITNLMMGDKWHWFFFCGLVGIATSVLFVYITQYYTSGRWRPVREIADASRTGPATNIIVGTAVGFETTFTTAVAIGTALVVSFILGQHSDLPNGGVFGTAVATMGMLMSAAYILSMDTFGPITDNANGIIEMAGAPPEAREITDAMDAVGNTTKALTKGYAMASAGLAAFLLFSAFLDKVKEHFAEDEGSIWFNQPLEDIPFPVDISGVAPFVAALLGVMLVFLFSSLAIRAVGQAASKIIEEVRRQFREDPGIMAGTSRPNYGRAVDITTAAALRGMMAPGLLVVGAPVLVGVIFRLLHQSDLLKAVVPVEDAVGAGGPESVAALLMVGTIGGVILATFMNNVGGAWDNAKKYIEAGLLKVPAEQALGGASGSSPSTPSLSGVEDPPDASSGYVTLGKGTDAHKAAVVGDTVGDPFKDTAGPSLHVLVKLLSTVTLVLAPLFISS from the coding sequence ATGACTCTCATATGGATCGTGCCTGTGGTGGGCGTGGCCACCCTGCTGTTCGCCATGGGCCTTATTTGGGACGTATTGAGAAGGGATACCGGCACTCCCGAGATGCAGGAGATCGCAGGCACGATCTTCGAAGGCGCGATGGCGTTCCTGCGCCGCCAGTACCGGACGATCGCGATGCTTTCGGTGGTGACGGCCGTCATTATCGGCGTCATCGTCGGCTACTTCGACGAGGACGTGGAGATAGGGGTGCTGACCGGCATCGCTTTCATGTTCGGCGCCGCATGCTCCGCCATCGCGGGCTTCATCGGGATGTACGTATCGGTGAAATCGAATGGCCGCTGCGCGTCGGCCGCCACCCGCAGCCTTCGCGAGGCGATCGACGTATCGCTTCGGGGCGGCGCAGTCTCCGGCTTCCTGGTAGTCGCGCTGAGCCTCATCGGCGTAGCGACGGTCTTCGGTATCTACAGCCGGTTGCTCGATAACCCCATTGACGACACGCCGTTCCTGATCGTCGGGTTCGGCTTCGGGGCCAGCTTCGTCGCCCTCTTCGCGCAGCTCGGCGGCGGGATCTACACCAAGGCCGCCGACGTCGGGGCCGATCTCGTCGGCAAGGTCGAGGCGGGCATACCGGAGGACGACCCCCGCAACGCCGCCGTCATCGCCGACCTCGTGGGCGACAACGTGGGCGACTGCGCCGGCCGTGGCGCCGACCTCTTCGAATCGACGGCGGCGGAGAACATCGGCGCCATGATCCTCGGTGTGGCGATCTACAGGATTACCGGCGACGCCGACTGGATACTCTTCCCGCTGGTAATACGTGCCTTCGGTCTCATCGCGACGGGGATCGGCATCCTCAGCGTCCCGCTGTTCACGCGCGAGAAGCAGGACCCGATGACCCCGCTCAACTACGGCTACTACGTTATAACGGCCCTTTCAATCGTCTTTATGGCCCTCATCACCAATCTGATGATGGGCGACAAGTGGCACTGGTTCTTCTTCTGCGGCCTCGTCGGCATAGCGACAAGCGTCCTCTTCGTGTACATCACGCAGTACTACACCTCCGGACGCTGGCGGCCGGTGCGGGAGATCGCCGACGCATCGAGGACCGGCCCGGCGACGAACATCATCGTGGGGACAGCCGTGGGATTCGAGACCACCTTCACCACCGCCGTTGCCATCGGCACGGCGCTCGTGGTGTCGTTCATTCTCGGCCAGCACTCCGATTTGCCGAACGGCGGCGTGTTCGGGACGGCGGTGGCCACGATGGGCATGCTCATGTCCGCCGCGTATATCCTCTCCATGGACACCTTCGGCCCCATCACGGACAACGCCAACGGCATCATTGAGATGGCGGGGGCCCCGCCGGAGGCGCGTGAGATAACAGACGCGATGGACGCCGTAGGCAACACCACCAAGGCTCTCACCAAGGGCTACGCCATGGCCTCTGCCGGGCTGGCGGCGTTCCTGCTGTTCAGCGCCTTCCTCGACAAAGTGAAGGAGCACTTCGCCGAAGACGAGGGATCGATCTGGTTCAACCAACCGCTGGAAGATATCCCGTTCCCCGTGGATATCTCCGGTGTGGCGCCCTTCGTGGCTGCCCTTCTGGGGGTAATGCTCGTCTTCCTCTTCAGCTCGCTGGCGATAAGGGCCGTTGGACAGGCAGCGAGCAAGATCATCGAGGAGGTGCGGCGGCAGTTCCGCGAAGACCCCGGCATCATGGCCGGTACGTCGCGGCCCAACTATGGGCGTGCGGTCGACATCACGACGGCCGCTGCCCTGCGGGGGATGATGGCGCCCGGTCTACTCGTTGTGGGGGCGCCCGTCCTCGTCGGCGTTATCTTTCGCCTGCTCCACCAGTCCGACCTGCTGAAAGCGGTGGTGCCGGTTGAGGACGCCGTGGGCGCGGGCGGGCCGGAGTCGGTGGCCGCCCTGCTCATGGTGGGCACGATCGGCGGCGTGATCCTGGCCACTTTCATGAACAACGTCGGCGGCGCCTGGGACAACGCCAAGAAGTATATCGAGGCGGGGCTGCTGAAGGTGCCCGCCGAGCAGGCGCTGGGCGGCGCCTCCGGCTCGTCCCCATCAACGCCGTCGCTGAGCGGCGTGGAAGACCCGCCGGATGCTTCGTCCGGCTATGTCACGCTCGGCAAGGGCACCGACGCGCACAAAGCGGCCGTCGTCGGCGACACGGTGGGCGACCCCTTTAAGGACACGGCAGGGCCGTCACTGCACGTGCTCGTGAAGCTGCTGAGCACGGTCACTCTGGTGCTCGCGCCGCTGTTCATCTCTTCCTAG
- a CDS encoding MBL fold metallo-hydrolase encodes MILEGLVTGMFQGNCYVVGCEKTRKGLIVDPGDEAGRILDTVKRLDLTIETIVCTHTHIDHVAALGAVREGTGASVAMHREAFDSYHGQSALTRMLLGGRGGGPIPEPDTFLEDGDELSIGDLRFKALFCPGHAFGHICLYGEGVVFTGDALFQGGIGRFDLPGGDGKLLYKNIRDKLLTLPDETVVLAGHGPTSTIGQEKQHNPYLLYPRVYMGIDVD; translated from the coding sequence ATGATTCTCGAAGGCCTGGTTACCGGCATGTTCCAGGGGAACTGCTACGTCGTCGGCTGCGAAAAGACGCGCAAAGGCCTGATCGTCGACCCCGGCGACGAGGCCGGGCGCATCCTCGACACCGTGAAGCGGCTCGACCTGACGATCGAGACGATAGTCTGCACTCACACGCACATCGACCACGTCGCAGCGCTGGGCGCCGTCCGGGAGGGGACGGGAGCATCCGTCGCGATGCACCGGGAGGCCTTCGACTCCTACCACGGCCAGTCCGCGCTCACGCGCATGCTGCTCGGCGGCCGCGGCGGCGGCCCCATCCCCGAACCGGACACCTTCCTGGAAGACGGCGACGAGCTCTCGATAGGGGATCTGCGGTTCAAGGCGCTCTTTTGCCCCGGTCATGCCTTTGGGCACATCTGTCTGTACGGGGAAGGCGTAGTCTTCACCGGCGATGCTCTATTCCAGGGAGGGATCGGCCGCTTCGATCTGCCGGGCGGCGATGGGAAGCTTCTTTACAAGAATATCCGTGACAAGCTGCTGACGCTGCCGGATGAGACGGTTGTCCTCGCCGGGCACGGCCCGACGAGCACAATAGGGCAGGAGAAGCAGCACAACCCGTACCTCCTTTACCCGCGCGTCTATATGGGCATCGATGTTGACTGA
- a CDS encoding glycosyltransferase family 39 protein, with amino-acid sequence MTVSEPQQPPSSPAAAKRSRASQSLAAARIRVVAFVVMAVALGFFAQHRLVEDRRLDPGLALWALAIAVFLAALWFARRLPAASDSSARDSGAHEPPMPRLLEIALFAAAFGTGVLFRFYRIGDIPPGLNHDAAWNGLYAITITQGIDYAPYTPAAWGRETMFHYIIAFWQLIVGHTQFAIQLAAISVGIVTLVPMYLFARRLFGPRFALVATFFLAVSGWHMTLSKVGWRMILVPLFYVLVFYFLLRAVQERRLRDFVLAGVFLGLSLDTYDAARIIPFIAVAYIAYEVLKDRTLLFKRPQLARWGLFAAAAVVAFSPLGWYALNHWELFTGRSRFLWIGNQIDAAGSLEPLWENLKAAALMFNFRGNGDDFFVREPLLDQPLSVFFVLGSVLALVLAVVRWHHPGYFLLVVMLVLSQLVGVASKPNGNRDIGSVIPAVALAAVFLVESWRWLRASYPNLTPAFNAGLVVVLVYAGAVTFDDYLGPNRRTQWGFYPETTRVGRYVKTIAPDYEVHLAAGNWPRDALTYLSYQGSGDPFQRVYTYTTDATELLGMPLANEKGTAFIIEAVPNKQAVIDELRRRYPDAPTHNIHYPDGSDKTIAVALLIPPGATPKPPEEGEEPYTPPAAAERDEQRRAALSRIREALLDYREETGNFPDTGGSVQTSCAYTDLDKLCVIGDRIGMETLIDPRGDVHRYGYWYESDGESFTVYATFEGPPSPEEACVKPHPSMAGRPYLVCLRNATP; translated from the coding sequence ATGACCGTCTCCGAGCCGCAGCAACCTCCGTCTTCCCCCGCCGCCGCAAAGCGGTCGAGGGCGTCGCAGAGCCTCGCCGCGGCGCGCATCCGCGTTGTCGCCTTCGTCGTGATGGCCGTCGCCCTCGGCTTCTTCGCGCAGCACCGCCTGGTCGAGGACCGCCGCCTCGACCCGGGTCTCGCGCTCTGGGCGCTTGCGATCGCTGTCTTCCTGGCGGCGCTCTGGTTCGCCCGCCGTCTCCCGGCCGCTTCTGACTCCTCCGCCCGCGATTCCGGCGCCCACGAGCCGCCCATGCCGAGGCTCCTCGAGATAGCGCTGTTCGCCGCTGCCTTTGGGACGGGCGTCCTCTTCCGCTTCTACCGCATCGGCGACATCCCGCCCGGCCTCAACCATGACGCCGCCTGGAACGGACTTTACGCCATCACCATCACCCAGGGGATCGACTACGCTCCCTACACGCCCGCCGCCTGGGGCCGCGAGACGATGTTCCACTACATCATCGCCTTCTGGCAGCTGATCGTCGGCCACACGCAGTTCGCGATCCAGCTCGCCGCGATCAGCGTCGGCATCGTCACCCTCGTCCCTATGTACCTCTTCGCGCGACGACTTTTCGGCCCCCGCTTCGCCCTCGTGGCCACGTTCTTCCTCGCCGTCTCCGGCTGGCACATGACCCTGAGCAAGGTCGGATGGCGGATGATACTCGTGCCCCTCTTCTACGTCCTCGTCTTCTACTTCCTGCTCCGCGCCGTCCAGGAGCGGCGCCTCCGCGACTTCGTCCTCGCCGGCGTCTTCCTCGGCCTCAGCCTCGACACCTACGATGCCGCCCGCATCATCCCCTTCATTGCCGTCGCCTACATAGCGTACGAAGTCCTGAAGGACCGCACACTGCTTTTCAAGCGCCCGCAGCTCGCCCGCTGGGGCCTCTTCGCAGCCGCCGCCGTCGTCGCCTTCTCGCCGCTCGGCTGGTACGCGCTGAACCACTGGGAGCTGTTTACGGGCCGCAGCCGCTTCCTCTGGATCGGCAACCAGATCGACGCCGCGGGCAGCCTGGAGCCGCTGTGGGAGAACCTGAAGGCCGCCGCCCTCATGTTCAACTTCCGCGGCAACGGCGACGACTTCTTCGTGCGCGAGCCCCTCCTCGATCAGCCGCTCTCCGTCTTCTTCGTGCTCGGCTCCGTGCTCGCCCTCGTCCTCGCCGTCGTCCGCTGGCATCACCCCGGCTACTTCCTGCTCGTCGTCATGCTCGTCCTCTCGCAGCTTGTCGGCGTCGCCAGCAAGCCCAACGGCAACCGCGACATCGGCTCCGTCATCCCCGCTGTCGCCCTCGCCGCCGTCTTCCTCGTCGAGTCCTGGCGATGGCTCCGCGCCTCCTACCCGAACTTGACCCCCGCCTTCAACGCCGGCCTCGTCGTCGTCCTCGTCTATGCGGGAGCCGTCACCTTCGACGACTATCTCGGCCCGAACAGGCGCACGCAGTGGGGCTTCTACCCCGAGACGACGCGCGTGGGACGCTACGTCAAGACCATCGCCCCCGACTACGAAGTCCACCTTGCCGCCGGCAACTGGCCGCGCGACGCCCTCACGTACCTCAGCTACCAGGGCAGCGGCGACCCCTTCCAGCGCGTCTACACGTACACCACCGACGCCACGGAACTCCTGGGCATGCCCCTCGCGAATGAAAAGGGGACCGCCTTCATCATCGAGGCCGTCCCCAACAAACAGGCCGTGATCGACGAGCTCCGCCGCCGCTATCCGGACGCCCCGACCCACAACATCCACTACCCCGACGGCTCCGACAAGACCATTGCCGTCGCGTTGCTGATTCCGCCGGGTGCGACGCCGAAGCCGCCGGAGGAAGGCGAGGAGCCGTACACGCCGCCCGCCGCCGCCGAGCGCGACGAGCAGCGGCGGGCGGCGCTATCGCGGATCAGGGAGGCCCTGCTCGACTACCGCGAGGAGACCGGAAACTTCCCCGACACCGGCGGCAGCGTCCAGACCTCCTGCGCCTACACCGATCTCGACAAACTCTGCGTCATCGGCGACCGGATCGGGATGGAAACGCTGATCGACCCGAGAGGAGACGTGCACCGCTACGGCTACTGGTACGAATCGGACGGCGAGAGCTTCACCGTCTACGCCACGTTCGAGGGGCCGCCGTCACCCGAGGAGGCGTGCGTGAAACCGCACCCATCGATGGCCGGCCGCCCCTACCTCGTCTGCCTCCGCAACGCCACCCCGTAA
- a CDS encoding glycosyltransferase family 39 protein yields the protein MSATETAASVRRRLAFLRQPLLRPLLLAGAVGVILAVGAIVRTVSLTENPVGFFCDEASFGYNAYKILKTGEDEFGVRMPVFFRAFGEYKLGLFVYSEVPLIALLGLTELTVRLTTALYGTLSILAVFFLGWTLFRRPGVGLAAAFFLAIIPWHVHYSRIGFEIVTFPFFLAVGLSLFLMGARNPRWWPAAALVLGITLYSYRAAWAILPPLVVLLVILYRKELWQQRTWTAFSLWIFMLVAIPMILHLAGGEDRAQDVNIFNQDLSARETAETFVEHYRTYFTRSFLFDRADDGAITRHYLPGYGNLYYIQLPFLLLGLLGLLWPLRREKAIVLALLLLYPVPGAITVDSPISSRAIAGSLVFALVTGYGVFVAVDGLSKIKWRTRASPRPIGAALAAVLVAAVAAIALNNFASYLQRYHDEYPKLSAGFWGWQYGAQEVIEYFETVQDDYDQFVLEPAFNAPDIFYHFYTLDRCLPPRCVIGTTDRYNPQLRQLFALRPESQTPDYFYVVHDQIMYPYGEVAFDLVEVRDRSSFPEAAPPPTLSR from the coding sequence ATGAGCGCGACAGAGACGGCCGCCTCCGTGCGGCGACGGCTCGCGTTCCTCCGTCAGCCCCTGCTTCGCCCGCTGCTGCTCGCCGGCGCCGTCGGCGTCATCCTCGCGGTCGGCGCGATCGTGCGTACCGTCTCCCTGACCGAGAACCCCGTCGGCTTTTTCTGCGATGAGGCGTCCTTCGGCTACAACGCCTACAAGATCCTCAAGACGGGCGAGGACGAGTTCGGCGTGCGCATGCCTGTCTTCTTCCGCGCCTTCGGCGAGTACAAGCTCGGCCTGTTCGTCTACTCCGAGGTGCCGCTTATCGCCCTGCTCGGCCTCACCGAGCTCACCGTGCGGCTGACCACCGCCCTGTACGGCACCCTCAGTATACTCGCTGTCTTCTTCCTGGGGTGGACGCTCTTTCGCCGGCCCGGCGTCGGGCTGGCCGCCGCGTTCTTCCTCGCCATCATCCCCTGGCACGTGCACTACTCGCGCATCGGCTTCGAAATCGTCACTTTCCCGTTCTTTCTCGCCGTCGGCCTCTCGCTGTTCCTGATGGGCGCCCGAAACCCGCGCTGGTGGCCGGCCGCGGCCCTCGTGCTGGGGATCACCCTGTACAGCTATCGCGCCGCCTGGGCGATCCTGCCACCGCTGGTCGTCCTGCTCGTCATCCTCTATCGCAAAGAGCTGTGGCAGCAGCGAACATGGACGGCTTTCTCGTTATGGATATTCATGCTGGTGGCGATCCCGATGATTCTGCACCTTGCAGGGGGAGAGGACCGGGCGCAAGACGTCAACATCTTCAACCAGGACCTGAGCGCCCGAGAGACGGCCGAGACCTTCGTGGAGCACTACCGCACCTACTTTACGCGTAGCTTTCTCTTCGATCGCGCCGATGATGGGGCGATAACCAGACACTATCTGCCGGGATACGGCAACCTGTACTACATCCAGCTCCCGTTTCTGCTCCTGGGCCTGCTCGGCCTCCTGTGGCCGCTCCGCCGCGAGAAGGCGATAGTGCTCGCCCTGTTGCTGCTCTACCCCGTGCCGGGTGCCATCACCGTCGATAGCCCGATCAGCAGCCGCGCTATCGCGGGCTCTCTCGTCTTCGCCCTCGTCACCGGCTACGGCGTGTTCGTGGCCGTCGACGGTCTGTCGAAAATAAAATGGAGAACGCGCGCTTCACCGCGCCCGATAGGAGCGGCGCTTGCGGCCGTGCTCGTGGCTGCGGTCGCGGCGATCGCGCTCAACAATTTCGCCTCCTACCTGCAGCGCTACCACGACGAGTACCCGAAGCTCTCCGCGGGCTTCTGGGGCTGGCAGTACGGCGCCCAGGAGGTGATAGAGTACTTTGAGACCGTGCAAGACGACTACGACCAGTTTGTCCTCGAGCCTGCCTTCAACGCCCCCGACATCTTCTACCACTTCTACACGCTGGACAGATGCCTACCGCCCAGATGCGTCATCGGCACCACCGATAGGTATAATCCTCAGCTCAGACAGCTCTTTGCCCTGCGGCCCGAGTCGCAAACGCCCGACTACTTCTACGTCGTCCATGACCAGATCATGTACCCCTATGGAGAAGTCGCCTTTGATCTTGTGGAAGTGCGAGACCGCAGCAGCTTCCCCGAAGCCGCGCCGCCCCCGACGTTGAGCCGATGA
- a CDS encoding YtxH domain-containing protein, with product MPPLLFSGRQVVGKGVIAVRFFFGFLLGFLIGASVALALAPQPGAETRAKVMERMRERAQKAQSMAQEAMEEFE from the coding sequence GTGCCTCCGCTCTTGTTTTCAGGACGTCAGGTAGTGGGCAAGGGGGTGATTGCAGTGCGGTTCTTCTTCGGCTTTCTCCTTGGTTTCCTGATCGGCGCCTCTGTTGCGCTGGCGCTCGCGCCCCAGCCCGGCGCGGAAACGCGCGCCAAGGTCATGGAGCGAATGCGCGAGCGGGCCCAGAAGGCGCAGTCCATGGCCCAGGAGGCGATGGAAGAGTTCGAGTAG
- a CDS encoding molybdopterin-binding protein produces the protein MKISARNILKGTIKELTHGAINSEVVIGLPGGVEVVSVITKTSARQLGLDRGKEVYAVIKATNVMIAVE, from the coding sequence ATGAAGATTAGCGCTCGCAACATACTCAAGGGCACCATCAAGGAACTCACCCACGGCGCCATCAACTCGGAGGTCGTCATCGGACTGCCCGGAGGCGTCGAGGTAGTCTCCGTTATCACGAAGACCTCCGCCCGGCAACTCGGGCTCGACCGCGGAAAGGAAGTCTACGCCGTCATCAAGGCCACAAACGTGATGATCGCCGTCGAATAA